A region from the Corylus avellana chromosome ca7, CavTom2PMs-1.0 genome encodes:
- the LOC132187285 gene encoding WRKY DNA-binding transcription factor 70, which yields MGTPWPEKLSITRQKLIKELVEGKQCATQLKTLLHKALEEDHESFSAKDLVSKILTSFTETLSLLSSIESGEVISQNLAVSHADSHCDDPRSDDSGESSRKRPASKDRRGCYRRRKTAHTWTTVSPTVENDGHAWRKYGQKEILNAKHPRSYFRCTRKYDQGCRATKQVQKMENDPQMFQTTYIGHHTCRDIVKTPQIIAETHGLTWECYLANSESAFAVTPTIKQESKEEALSDLTDNLPSLWPDLKDFQLSGPMGSDNGDVVSTMYSCTDTASLSLDIDFDGDFSDFL from the exons ATGGGTACTCCTTGGCCTGAAAAGCTCTCAATTACTAGGCAAAAGTTGATCAAAGAGCTTGTTGAAGGCAAGCAGTGCGCAACCCAGCTGAAGACCCTGCTTCACAAAGCCTTGGAAGAAGATCATGAGTCTTTCTCCGCCAAGGACCTCGTCTCCAAAATCTTGACATCTTTCACTGAGACTCTCTCTCTACTCAGCTCTATCGAGTCTGGGGAGGTAATTAGTCAGAACCTGGCTGTTTCCCATGCTGATTCACATTGCGATGACCCGAGGTCTGACGATTCCGGCGAGAGCAGTAGAAAGAGGCCCGCTTCCAAGGATCGGAGAGGGTGTTACAGGAGAAg GAAGACAGCACACACATGGACAACAGTCTCTCCCACAGTAGAAAATGACGGTCATGCGTGGAGAAAGTACGGACAAAAGGAGATCCTCAATGCTAAGCACCCAAG GAGTTACTTCCGGTGTACACGCAAGTACGATCAAGGTTGCCGGGCGACGAAACAAGTCCAGAAAATGGAAAACGACCCGCAGATGTTTCAGACCACTTACATTGGTCATCACACATGCAGAGACATAGTAAAGACACCGCAAATCATCGCAGAAACTCATGGTTTGACGTGGGAATGTTACTTGGCGAATTCGGAATCGGCGTTCGCCGTCACACCAACCATAAAACAGGAATCTAAGGAGGAGGCGCTGAGTGACCTGACTGACAACCTTCCATCGTTGTGGCCAGATTTAAAGGATTTCCAGTTGTCTGGGCCTATGGGCTCTGATAACGGAGATGTGGTATCCACCATGTACTCCTGTACGGATACTGCTTCTCTTAGTTTGGACATTGATTTTGACGGTGATTTTAGCGACTTTCTCTAG
- the LOC132186410 gene encoding tRNA-aminoacylation cofactor arc1, whose amino-acid sequence MAANGSTGLSREQKIVSALCKHLSLDPKIFLGDVVENDIKSLYSNIRKSSGAPLDDNDEVTKWITFAESFPLDSKSCSGALNELNGVLSQKSVLLGNGLKSSAADIIVFSVLHPLLIGLPNEDKEKLPHVMRWMDYIQSKEDFGELFEKILLKKAKFEPQLEGAKITAKVVDSDIKKTSQNTKNADKSEANLNPKKSDAEKKVTGDKESTQEKKKASVTEVVEKDKEVSVSLLNIQVGLIRKAWKHPSADSLLVEEIDIGDAKLRQVVSGLAKYCSPDELTNRRIVLITNVKPGKLRDVMSEGLVLCASNEDRTIVEPLLPPEGAKVGECVLFAGIDGKPEDVLNPKKKQLEKITPNLFTDDKGVATFKGIPFMTSAGPCTSSIPKATIK is encoded by the exons atggcAGCGAATGGAAGCACGGGTCTCAGTAGAGAGCAAAAGATAGTGTCAGCTCTCTGTAAACACCTCTCTTTAGATCCT AAAATCTTTTTGGGTGATGTCGTGGAGAATGATATCAAGAGCTTGTACTCAAACATCCGGAAGTCATCTGGGGCCCCTTTGGATGACAACGATGAG GTGACGAAGTGGATAACATTTGCAGAGAGTTTTCCTCTGGATTCTAAGTCATGCTCTGGAGCTCTCAATGAATTAAATGGCGTCTTGTCTCAGAAGTCTGTGCTTTTGGGGAATGGACTAAAATCCTCTGCAGCTGATATTATCGTGTTTTCAGTCCTACATCCTTTGCTG ATTGGCCTTCCAAATGAAGACAAGGAAAAGTTACCACATGTGATGAGATGGATGGATTACATCCAG AGCAAAGAGGATTTTGGGGAATTATTTGAGAAGATATTGCTCAAGAAGGCTAAATTTGAGCCACAA TTGGAAGGAGCAAAAATTACAGCGAAGGTGGTAGATTCAGATATAAAAAAGACAtctcaaaataccaaaaatgcGGATAAGTCGGAGGCGAACCTGAATCCAAAGAAAAGTGATGCCGAG AAAAAGGTCACGGGGGATAAAGAATCTACCCAGGAGAAGAAAAAGGCATCCGTAACAGAAGTAGTTGAGAAAGACAAAGAAGTTAGTGTCAGTTTGCTCAATATACAGGTTGGTCTTATTCGCAAAGCATGGAAGCATCCATCTGCTGATAG TTTACTTGTCGAGGAAATAGACATTGGAGATGCGAAGCTGCGTCAGGTTGTCAGTGGTTTGGCCAAGTACTGTAGTCCAGATGAGTTAACG AATCGGCGCATCGTATTGATTACAAATGTAAAACCTGGAAAGCTACGAGATGTGATGTCAGAAGGGCTG GTGCTATGTGCTTCTAATGAAGATCGTACCATCGTAGAGCCTTTGCTCCCTCCTGAAGGGGCCAAAGTTGGGGAGTGTGTTTTATTTGCTGG GATTGATGGAAAGCCAGAAGACGTCctgaacccaaaaaagaaacagTTGGAAAAGATAACACCG AATCTTTTCACTGACGACAAGGGTGTGGCCACGTTCAAGGGAATACCATTTATGACATCTGCTGGACCGTGTACCTCATCCATTCCCAAGGCTACCATCAAATAG
- the LOC132186409 gene encoding glycerol-3-phosphate dehydrogenase [NAD(+)] 2, chloroplastic isoform X1 produces the protein MAGVLEPRFLLNPLPLFASKNPTTVQRFPFPSNKPVCLSLVATHDGSASHPLFQDPEVEPTPDRARDRRRAVRLAWEKLLRWSRSWRSKAKTDVLERTNKVVVLGGGSFGTAMAAHLADRKAELEVYMLVRDPQVCQSINESHCNGNYFPEHRLPENVIATTDAKAALLGADYCLHAVPVQFSSSFLQGIADHVDPSLPFISLSKGLELNTLRMMSQIIPQALRNPRQPFVALSGPSFALELMNKLPTAMVVASKDKRLASATQQLLASSHLRISTSSDVTGVEIAGALKNVLAIAAGIVEGMDLGNNSMAALVAQGCSEIRWLATKMGAKPTTITGLSGTGDIMLTCFVNLSRNKTVGVRLGSGEKLDDILSSMSQVAEGVSTAGAVIALAQKYNVKMPVLTAVARIIDNELTPKKAVLELMSLPQVEEV, from the exons ATGGCGGGGGTTTTGGAGCCCCGGTTCCTTCTGAACCCACTCCCACTCTTCGCTTCCAAGAATCCCACAACAGTCCAAAGGTTTCCCTTCCCTTCAAACAAGCCAGTGTGTCTTTCCCTTGTTGCCACTCACGACGGTTCCGCCTCTCACCCACTCTTCCAAGACCCGGAAGTTGAACCCACTCCTGACCGGGCTAGAGATCGCCGCCGAGCGGTCCGATTGGCGTGGGAGAAGCTGCTTCGCTGGTCCCGCTCTTGGCGCTCCAAGGCCAAGACCGATGTTCTTGAGCGTACTAACAAG GTTGTGGTGCTTGGAGGTGGGTCTTTTGGCACAGCAATGGCTGCCCATCTTGCTGATAGAAAGGCTGAATTGGAAGTTTACATGCTCGTACGTGATCCTCAAGTTTGCCAGTCTATTAATGAGAGCCACTGTAATGG cAACTACTTCCCTGAACACAGACTACCTGAAAATGTGATTGCAACAACTGATGCCAAAGCTGCTTTGCTTGGTGCGGACTATTGCCTTCATGCTGTGCCTGTGCAG TTCAGCTCATCTTTTCTTCAGGGGATTGCAGATCATGTGGATCCTAGCTTGCCTTTCATATCTCTTAGCAAAGGGTTAGAGCTGAATACATTGAGAATGATGTCTCAGATTATACCCCAGGCATTGAGGAATCCTCGCCAACCTTTTGTTGCACTATCAGGGCCTTCATTTGCACTAGAATTGATGAATAAATTGCCAACAG CAATGGTGGTGGCATCAAAAGACAAGAGATTGGCAAGTGCTACTCAGCAGCTACTAGCTTCTAGTCATTTAAGAATCAGCACTTCAAG TGATGTTACAGGGGTGGAAATTGCAGGTGCACTAAAAAATGTACTTGCAATAGCTGCGGGGATTGTTGAAGGGATGGATCTTGGTAATAACTCTATGGCAGCTCTTGTTGCACAAGGTTGTTCTGAGATACGATGGCTAGCAACAAAG ATGGGTGCAAAGCCGACAACAATTACTGGTCTATCAGGAACTGGAGACATTATGCTCACATGTTTCGTAAATCtttcaagaaacaaaacagTTGGAGTCCGTCTTGGCTCAGGGGAGAAGCTGGATGATATACTAAGTTCTATGAGTCAG GTGGCGGAAGGTGTATCAACAGCTGGAGCTGTGATTGCATTGGCCCAAAAATACAACGTTAAGATGCCAGTTTTGACAGCAGTTGCTCGAATTATAGACAATGAACTGACCCCAAAGAAAGCTGTTCTCGAGTTGATGAGCCTCCCTCAG GTTGAAGAAGTGTGA
- the LOC132186411 gene encoding two-component response regulator ARR17 isoform X1 yields MMDSTCAHSSSSAKVMENGEQPHVLAVDDSLADRKLIEKLLKNSSCKVTTAENGPRALEVLGLGDGQHNNLEGRISKVNLIITDYCMPGMTGYELLKKVKQESSIMKEVPVVVVSSENVPTRINKCLEEGAQMFMLKPLKQSDVKKLRCQLMNRRS; encoded by the exons ATGATGGATTCTACTTGTgcacattcttcttcttcagcgaAGGTAATGGAAAATGGGGAGCAACCCCATGTCTTAGCAGTGGATGACAGCCTCGCCGATCGCAAACTTATTGAAAAACTCCTCAAAAACTCTTCATGCAAAG TGACTACTGCAGAAAATGGGCCGAGGGCACTGGAAGTTTTGGGCTTGGGAGATGGTCAACATAACAACTTGGAAGGCAGA ATCTCAAAGGTAAATTTGATAATTACGGATTATTGTATGCCAGGAATGACAGGTTATGAGCTATTGAAAAAAGTTAAG CAGGAATCATCAATCATGAAGGAGGTTCCAGTGGTTGTAGTGTCATCTGAGAACGTCCCAACTCGTATAAACAA GTGCTTAGAGGAAGGAGCTCAGATGTTCATGCTAAAGCCCCTAAAACAATCGGACGTGAAGAAATTAAGATGTCAACTGATGAACCGCAGAAGCTAA
- the LOC132186408 gene encoding uncharacterized protein C26H5.07c-like codes for MRKTMMGDSIRGSVVPCDLSLVLVVALIALHLSSHSIIQVGASIHEYQTQPFTRRSNSFFFHGGSEGLYASRVPPPTLRDNFSSEDKPLNGKSFIWFESITFQRTKESTEKQNEMQQRTGLVEAIIVEVKDRAKIGGSFLNSYAICCTPELAKDDSCKVGEVIIHQDLDNKLNGPQRIQTFFEGKNEEAKMDPRTIEINNTGMYYLYFMFCDPVLEGTLVSGRTVWRNPDGYLPGKMAPLMTFFGYMSLAYLVLGLFWFLRFVRHWKDIIKLHYHITAVIGLGMCEMALWYFEYANFNSTGSRPMGITVWAVTFSAIKKTFSRLLLLVVSMGYGVVRPTLGSTTGKILLLGMTYFVASEALELVEHLGNINDFSGKTRLFLVLPVAVLDACFILWIFSSLSKTLEKLQIRRSLAKLELYRKFTNSLAVSVLLSVAWIGYELYFNATDPLSELWRRAWIIPAFWTLLAFILLVVICILWAPSHNPTRYAYSEEMGEDSEEEGISLTGGGVMVAVDLATKIERKERKASTAVDHHVFGLGEVAEEDKRE; via the exons ATGAGAAAGACGATGATGGGTGATAGTATTAGAGGGAGTGTTGTTCCTTGTGATCTGTCTCTCGTATTAGTTGTAGCGCTAATAGCATTACATCTGAGCTCCCATTCCATCATCCAAGTCGGCGCTTCCATCCACGAATACCAAACTCAACCTTTCACTCGTCGCTCCAATTCCTTCTTCTTCCATGGCGGCAGCGAGGGCCTCTACGCTTCCAGAGTTCCCCCTCCCACTCTTCGCGACAACTTCTCTTCCGAGGATAAACCCCTCAACGGCAAGTCCTTCATCTG GTTTGAGTCAATCACCTTTCAAAGAACAAAAGAATCAACCGAAAAGCAGAATGAGATGCAGCAAAGAACTGGCTTGGTTGAAGCTATAATTGTTGAGGTCAAAGACAGGGCGAAGATTGGGGGTTCTTTTTTGAACTCTTATGCAATTTGCTGCACTCCTGAGCTTGCCAAGGATGATTCCTGCAAGGTAGGGGAGGTTATCATCCATCAAGACCTAGATAATAAGCTTAATGGGCCTCAACGAATTCAGACCTTCTTTGAAGGCAAAAATGAAGAGGCCAAAATGGATCCTCGAACTATTGAGATCAACAATACCGGGATGTATTATCTCTATTTCATGTTTTGTGATCCAGTACTCGAGGGCACATTAGTAAGCGGAAGAACAGTTTGGAGAAACCCAGATGGTTATCTACCTGGAAAGATGGCCCCGCTGATGACATTTTTTGGCTACATGTCATTGGCTTACCTTGTTCTAGGTCTCTTTTGGTTCCTACGCTTTGTACGACACTGGAAAGATATAATAAAGTTGCATTACCACATCACAGCTGTGATTGGTCTGGGGATGTGTGAAATGGCTCTCTGGTATTTTGAATATGCTAATTTCAATTCCACTGGAAGCAGACCAATGGGAATTACCGTATGGGCAGTTACCTTTAGTGCTATTAAGAAGACTTTCTCCAGGCTTCTTCTTCTAGTAGTTTCAATGGGATATGGTGTTGTTCGACCAACACTTGGCAGTACAACCGGTAAAATACTCCTTCTTGGTATGACATACTTTGTGGCTTCAGAAGCACTTGAGCTTGTTGAACATTTGGGAAATATCAATGACTTTTCTGGAAAAACAAGACTCTTTCTGGTGCTACCTGTTGCTGTACTGGATGCCTGCTTTATTCTTTGGATATTTTCATCGCTATCTAAAACTCTGGAGAAGCTTCAG ATTCGTCGAAGCTTGGCGAAACTTGAGCTCTACCGGAAGTTTACCAATTCCCTTGCAGTATCGGTGCTGCTCTCTGTTGCTTGGATTGGTTATGAG TTGTACTTTAATGCCACCGACCCTTTGAGCGAACTGTGGCGAAGAGCTTGGATCATCCCAGCTTTCTGGACTTTGCTTGCATTTATACTGTTAGTGGTGATATGCATTCTCTGGGCTCCATCACACAACCCTACTAG ATATGCATATTCAGAGGAGATGGGGGAGGACTCTGAGGAGGAGGGTATCTCACTCACTGGAGGTGGAGTTATGGTGGCTGTAGATCTGGCAACCAAGatagaaagaaaggaaaggaaggCGTCCACTGCAGTAGATCATCATGTGTTTGGGCTTGGAGAAGTTGCTGAGGAGGACAAGAGAGAATAG
- the LOC132188677 gene encoding WRKY transcription factor 55, translating into MEEMTSLLFQRGFKLVRELESNLPNLADQPNMLSKSCDEIVNAFRNAKEGLHLHMMFRQPQESQQQQPQTETSLEGWRRSSNCTHPIMEILQMQLQADRTPPFSRSDVLFAGEGGREAEGSARSKSIGGGELHPMDVSDSGVVSSSQRQRRRKDDGERRTITVAAPRIGNTDIPPEDGYTWRKYGQKEILGSKFPRGYYRCTHQRLYHCPAKKQVQRLDDDPYTFEVTYRGEHTCHMSSTAPSIPPPAAAADITHEMTQIITTQPPPSSSIPVSSWLSMEYLGMRGGGSSGGASGSGSGIVLGGGGAGPSATRTGKDVELPVADMADVMFNSGSSSSNISMDFLFHSNDDKWETGDKQI; encoded by the exons ATGGAGGAGATGACATCCCTATTATTCCAGCGTGGTTTTAAATTAGTTAGAGAACTTGAATCAAACCTACCAAACCTGGCCGACCAGCCCAACATGCTCTCAAAGTCCTGCGATGAGATCGTGAATGCTTTCAGAAACGCAAAGGAAGGGCTACACCTACACATGATGTTCCGCCAACCACAGGAATCTCAGCAGCAGCAGCCTCAGACAGAAACAAGTTTAGAGGGATGGCGAAGGTCTAGTAATTGCACACACCCAATTATGGAGATATTACAGATGCAACTTCAAGCTGATAGGACCCCGCCCTTCAGTAGGTCCGATGTTCTTTTTGCCGGAGAGGGTGGAAGAGAGGCGGAAGGTTCTGCTCGCTCCAAGAGCATAGGAGGAGGAGAGCTTCACCCAATGGACGTATCAGATTCTGGCGTTGTTTCATCCTCGCAAAGACAGCGAAGAAG GAAGGATGATGGGGAGAGACGGACAATAACTGTGGCTGCACCTCGGATTGGAAATACTGATATTCCGCCTGAGGACGGCTACACGTGGAGAAAATACGGCCAGAAGGAGATTCTCGGCTCAAAATTCCCAAG GGGTTACTATAGGTGCACCCACCAAAGGTTATACCATTGCCCGGCCAAGAAGCAAGTCCAGAGGCTCGATGATGACCCCTACACGTTTGAAGTGACATATCGAGGCGAGCACACATGCCACATGTCATCCACGGCGCCATCAATTCCACCGCCGGCAGCAGCAGCTGACATTACCCACGAGATGACCCAAATCATAACTACCCAGCCTCCACCGTCTTCTTCAATTCCTGTAAGCAGTTGGCTCTCAATGGAGTACTTGGGCatgagaggaggagggagcagcGGCGGTGCCAGCGGCAGCGGCAGTGGCATTGTTCTTGGCGGTGGTGGTGCGGGTCCATCCGCCACACGAACTGGCAAAGATGTTGAACTCCCGGTTGCTGATATGGCTGATGTAATGTTCAACTCTGGCAGCAGCAGTAGCAATATTAGCATGGATTTTCTCTTCCATTCCAACGATGACAAATGGGAGACAGGTGACAAACAAATTTGA
- the LOC132186411 gene encoding two-component response regulator ARR17 isoform X2 — MMDSTCAHSSSSAKVMENGEQPHVLAVDDSLADRKLIEKLLKNSSCKVTTAENGPRALEVLGLGDGQHNNLEGRISKVNLIITDYCMPGMTGYELLKKVKESSIMKEVPVVVVSSENVPTRINKCLEEGAQMFMLKPLKQSDVKKLRCQLMNRRS, encoded by the exons ATGATGGATTCTACTTGTgcacattcttcttcttcagcgaAGGTAATGGAAAATGGGGAGCAACCCCATGTCTTAGCAGTGGATGACAGCCTCGCCGATCGCAAACTTATTGAAAAACTCCTCAAAAACTCTTCATGCAAAG TGACTACTGCAGAAAATGGGCCGAGGGCACTGGAAGTTTTGGGCTTGGGAGATGGTCAACATAACAACTTGGAAGGCAGA ATCTCAAAGGTAAATTTGATAATTACGGATTATTGTATGCCAGGAATGACAGGTTATGAGCTATTGAAAAAAGTTAAG GAATCATCAATCATGAAGGAGGTTCCAGTGGTTGTAGTGTCATCTGAGAACGTCCCAACTCGTATAAACAA GTGCTTAGAGGAAGGAGCTCAGATGTTCATGCTAAAGCCCCTAAAACAATCGGACGTGAAGAAATTAAGATGTCAACTGATGAACCGCAGAAGCTAA
- the LOC132186409 gene encoding glycerol-3-phosphate dehydrogenase [NAD(+)] 2, chloroplastic isoform X2 has protein sequence MAGVLEPRFLLNPLPLFASKNPTTVQRFPFPSNKPVCLSLVATHDGSASHPLFQDPEVEPTPDRARDRRRAVRLAWEKLLRWSRSWRSKAKTDVLERTNKVVVLGGGSFGTAMAAHLADRKAELEVYMLVRDPQVCQSINESHCNGNYFPEHRLPENVIATTDAKAALLGADYCLHAVPVQFSSSFLQGIADHVDPSLPFISLSKGLELNTLRMMSQIIPQALRNPRQPFVALSGPSFALELMNKLPTAMVVASKDKRLASATQQLLASSHLRISTSSDVTGVEIAGALKNVLAIAAGIVEGMDLGNNSMAALVAQGCSEIRWLATKMGAKPTTITGLSGTGDIMLTCFVNLSRNKTVGVRLGSGEKLDDILSSMSQ, from the exons ATGGCGGGGGTTTTGGAGCCCCGGTTCCTTCTGAACCCACTCCCACTCTTCGCTTCCAAGAATCCCACAACAGTCCAAAGGTTTCCCTTCCCTTCAAACAAGCCAGTGTGTCTTTCCCTTGTTGCCACTCACGACGGTTCCGCCTCTCACCCACTCTTCCAAGACCCGGAAGTTGAACCCACTCCTGACCGGGCTAGAGATCGCCGCCGAGCGGTCCGATTGGCGTGGGAGAAGCTGCTTCGCTGGTCCCGCTCTTGGCGCTCCAAGGCCAAGACCGATGTTCTTGAGCGTACTAACAAG GTTGTGGTGCTTGGAGGTGGGTCTTTTGGCACAGCAATGGCTGCCCATCTTGCTGATAGAAAGGCTGAATTGGAAGTTTACATGCTCGTACGTGATCCTCAAGTTTGCCAGTCTATTAATGAGAGCCACTGTAATGG cAACTACTTCCCTGAACACAGACTACCTGAAAATGTGATTGCAACAACTGATGCCAAAGCTGCTTTGCTTGGTGCGGACTATTGCCTTCATGCTGTGCCTGTGCAG TTCAGCTCATCTTTTCTTCAGGGGATTGCAGATCATGTGGATCCTAGCTTGCCTTTCATATCTCTTAGCAAAGGGTTAGAGCTGAATACATTGAGAATGATGTCTCAGATTATACCCCAGGCATTGAGGAATCCTCGCCAACCTTTTGTTGCACTATCAGGGCCTTCATTTGCACTAGAATTGATGAATAAATTGCCAACAG CAATGGTGGTGGCATCAAAAGACAAGAGATTGGCAAGTGCTACTCAGCAGCTACTAGCTTCTAGTCATTTAAGAATCAGCACTTCAAG TGATGTTACAGGGGTGGAAATTGCAGGTGCACTAAAAAATGTACTTGCAATAGCTGCGGGGATTGTTGAAGGGATGGATCTTGGTAATAACTCTATGGCAGCTCTTGTTGCACAAGGTTGTTCTGAGATACGATGGCTAGCAACAAAG ATGGGTGCAAAGCCGACAACAATTACTGGTCTATCAGGAACTGGAGACATTATGCTCACATGTTTCGTAAATCtttcaagaaacaaaacagTTGGAGTCCGTCTTGGCTCAGGGGAGAAGCTGGATGATATACTAAGTTCTATGAGTCAG TAG
- the LOC132186409 gene encoding glycerol-3-phosphate dehydrogenase [NAD(+)] 2, chloroplastic isoform X3 gives MAGVLEPRFLLNPLPLFASKNPTTVQRFPFPSNKPVCLSLVATHDGSASHPLFQDPEVEPTPDRARDRRRAVRLAWEKLLRWSRSWRSKAKTDVLERTNKVVVLGGGSFGTAMAAHLADRKAELEVYMLVRDPQVCQSINESHCNGNYFPEHRLPENVIATTDAKAALLGADYCLHAVPVQFSSSFLQGIADHVDPSLPFISLSKGLELNTLRMMSQIIPQALRNPRQPFVALSGPSFALELMNKLPTAMVVASKDKRLASATQQLLASSHLRISTSSDVTGVEIAGALKNVLAIAAGIVEGMDLGNNSMAALVAQGCSEIRWLATKFSESCWSFVCCIAVTLRLFPPI, from the exons ATGGCGGGGGTTTTGGAGCCCCGGTTCCTTCTGAACCCACTCCCACTCTTCGCTTCCAAGAATCCCACAACAGTCCAAAGGTTTCCCTTCCCTTCAAACAAGCCAGTGTGTCTTTCCCTTGTTGCCACTCACGACGGTTCCGCCTCTCACCCACTCTTCCAAGACCCGGAAGTTGAACCCACTCCTGACCGGGCTAGAGATCGCCGCCGAGCGGTCCGATTGGCGTGGGAGAAGCTGCTTCGCTGGTCCCGCTCTTGGCGCTCCAAGGCCAAGACCGATGTTCTTGAGCGTACTAACAAG GTTGTGGTGCTTGGAGGTGGGTCTTTTGGCACAGCAATGGCTGCCCATCTTGCTGATAGAAAGGCTGAATTGGAAGTTTACATGCTCGTACGTGATCCTCAAGTTTGCCAGTCTATTAATGAGAGCCACTGTAATGG cAACTACTTCCCTGAACACAGACTACCTGAAAATGTGATTGCAACAACTGATGCCAAAGCTGCTTTGCTTGGTGCGGACTATTGCCTTCATGCTGTGCCTGTGCAG TTCAGCTCATCTTTTCTTCAGGGGATTGCAGATCATGTGGATCCTAGCTTGCCTTTCATATCTCTTAGCAAAGGGTTAGAGCTGAATACATTGAGAATGATGTCTCAGATTATACCCCAGGCATTGAGGAATCCTCGCCAACCTTTTGTTGCACTATCAGGGCCTTCATTTGCACTAGAATTGATGAATAAATTGCCAACAG CAATGGTGGTGGCATCAAAAGACAAGAGATTGGCAAGTGCTACTCAGCAGCTACTAGCTTCTAGTCATTTAAGAATCAGCACTTCAAG TGATGTTACAGGGGTGGAAATTGCAGGTGCACTAAAAAATGTACTTGCAATAGCTGCGGGGATTGTTGAAGGGATGGATCTTGGTAATAACTCTATGGCAGCTCTTGTTGCACAAGGTTGTTCTGAGATACGATGGCTAGCAACAAAG TTTTCAGAGAGTTGTTGGTCATTTGTTTGCTGCATTGCTGTAACCTTACGACTATTTCCTCCAATTTGA